In a genomic window of Sarcophilus harrisii chromosome 4, mSarHar1.11, whole genome shotgun sequence:
- the PRR18 gene encoding proline-rich protein 18, whose translation MPFPPIQQPQQQPPQQQQVPGAPTPPTVPAAAPRELPKKPAAQRKTTVHAPPVPGSLAPAAGGEKKKRPPEKPEMLLSSSWPSATLKRQLARRAPGPAASRTQPQPPLRPTQQPVAAAAATTSPPARPPIPATCTVPGLTHSCESLAAGGASVPGPAAGPSSGEEEAVRFSLSLTPEAILVIQRRNLEKQLLARQRRPFPSPAADTKRLLSSCPRSKAGAAGTASGQRKGIATSGAGSTPVGGFGSTGRRPTQSQPQLLSGALQPLSAPSRGGQLGSGDLRTLLKISLLNEHHKYDDVEYEEEAEAVDEGLVRKCTEWLRGVENAAATRDRAEKLETLPHLGTL comes from the coding sequence ATGCCTTTCCCACCGATTCAGCAGCCACAGCAGCAGCCGCCGCAGCAGCAGCAGGTCCCTGGGGCTCCGACACCTCCCACTGTCCCTGCCGCTGCTCCCCGAGAGCTGCCCAAGAAGCCTGCAGCCCAGAGGAAGACCACAGTGCACGCCCCTCCGGTCCCAGGTTCCCTGGCCCCTGCAGCTGGGGGCGAGAAGAAGAAACGGCCCCCTGAAAAGCCGGAGATGCTCCTCTCCAGCTCCTGGCCGTCGGCCACACTGAAGAGGCAACTGGCTAGGAGAGCCCCGGGCCCCGCAGCCAGCAGGACTCAGCCACAGCCCCCGCTGCGCCCCACTCAGCAACCCGTGGCGGCTGCCGCCGCGACCACCtccccgcccgcccgcccgccgaTCCCCGCCACCTGTACGGTGCCCGGACTGACCCACTCCTGCGAGAGCCTGGCAGCCGGCGGGGCCTCGGTGCCGGGGCCGGCGGCGGGCCCCAGCAGCGGGGAGGAGGAAGCCGTGAGGTTCTCGTTGAGCCTCACCCCCGAGGCGATTTTGGTGATTCAGAGGCGCAACCTGGAGAAGCAGTTGCTAGCGCGGCAGCGCAGACCCTTCCCTTCGCCAGCCGCGGACACCAAGCGCCTCCTATCCTCCTGCCCCCGGAGCAAGGCCGGCGCCGCGGGGACCGCCTCCGGCCAGCGTAAGGGCATTGCCACGAGCGGCGCCGGGAGCACCCCGGTGGGGGGCTTCGGGAGCACGGGTCGCCGCCCCACGCAGTCCCAGCCCCAACTTCTTTCGGGTGCCCTGCAACCCCTCTCCGCCCCCTCCCGAGGGGGGCAGCTGGGAAGTGGCGACTTACGGACCTTGCTGAAGATCTCTCTCCTGAATGAGCACCATAAGTACGATGATGTAGAGTATGAGGAGGAGGCTGAGGCGGTGGACGAGGGCCTGGTGAGGAAGTGTACCGAGTGGCTAAGGGGTGTGGAGAATGCCGCGGCCACCAGAGACAGGGCTGAAAAGTTGGAGACCCTGCCCCACCTGGGCACCCTCTGA